CAGTTCACTTGTTGCAACAAATGACAGATCACCGGCTGGGGAAGTTGATCAATAGATTTGAGAGTTGCATCTATGCGATACGCTGGAACTTCGGTTGTGTTGTTGCTGCTCTTCGGCCTTGCGGCTGGGCTGCTTGGGCAGAAGGCCCCGACAGCTTCGGCGCCGAGAACACAGCTCGAGGCCACGCTCGGAGACGGCACCGTCGAACTCTCTGGCCTCTGGAAGTTCCATATCGGTGATGATATGGCCTGGGCGCGCCCGGATTTTGATGACTCCAGTTGGGGGACTATCGATCTGACTCCTCCCGCTGGGTCCGCGAATCCCGAACTGGGCAGCAGCGGGTATATTCCTGGATGGACAGCCAACGGTTACCCGAAACATACGGGATTCGCATGGTATCGGCTGCGAGTTAATGTGCAGAGTTCCCACGGCAGGCTTGCGATCAAGATGCCGAATGAAGTCGACGATGCGTATCAGCTCTACGTCAATGGTCAGCTCCTGGGAGAGCTCGGAAGGTTTGGCGAACACAAGGCAACGGCCTATAGCACGCTTCCTAGAGAGTTTCGGCTACCGAGAGAGCTCCGCAACGGACCAATGACCATTGCGGTGCGGATATACATGGACAGCGCGTCTCTTTTCCTTACTCCGGACGCCGGTGGGATGCACGAACCTCCAGTTCTTGGCCATGCTGGAGTGATCGGAACCCTGATTCAGATGGACTGGGACAATACCGCGCATGCTGTCGGCAGCGGCTTCCTTGAGATGCTCATCCTGCTCCTTGCCTGGATGGTCGCAGTGAGCCTTCTTTCCATGGACCGTTCCGAACCGTCGTATCTGTGGCTGAGCCTGGTTTGTGCCGTCACGATCCTGGGTAATGGCGTCGTCCTCATCGTCAGCTTCGTGCCTTGGATTGCCCTGACGCCGGGCATTTTTCTGCAGTTCGTCATCATCGGTCCGATTCGGATCGGGCTTTGGGTCATCTTCTGGGGCTATTGGTTCCGGATCAGCCGGATGCAGTGGGTTCATCGCATAGTGTGGGGGCTGGTTGCTCTTACGATGATCGGAATGGCCATGATGAGCGCGCCGATCTATGGCGAACACGTCCCCGTACACGCGGCCGTCTATCTGACACCCATTCTGCTCGGGCTGAGGCTCAGTTTTGCAGCGCTTCTATGCGCAATAACGTTCCGAGGTATCCGAAAACAGAAGACCGAAGGATGGCTAGCCTTCTCAGCAGTGCTCTTGGTCGCCATCGCTCTCTTTCAGGGGCAACTTCGTCTTCTTCATG
This Tunturibacter gelidoferens DNA region includes the following protein-coding sequences:
- a CDS encoding PP2C family protein-serine/threonine phosphatase; protein product: MRYAGTSVVLLLLFGLAAGLLGQKAPTASAPRTQLEATLGDGTVELSGLWKFHIGDDMAWARPDFDDSSWGTIDLTPPAGSANPELGSSGYIPGWTANGYPKHTGFAWYRLRVNVQSSHGRLAIKMPNEVDDAYQLYVNGQLLGELGRFGEHKATAYSTLPREFRLPRELRNGPMTIAVRIYMDSASLFLTPDAGGMHEPPVLGHAGVIGTLIQMDWDNTAHAVGSGFLEMLILLLAWMVAVSLLSMDRSEPSYLWLSLVCAVTILGNGVVLIVSFVPWIALTPGIFLQFVIIGPIRIGLWVIFWGYWFRISRMQWVHRIVWGLVALTMIGMAMMSAPIYGEHVPVHAAVYLTPILLGLRLSFAALLCAITFRGIRKQKTEGWLAFSAVLLVAIALFQGQLRLLHVPTAFNILGFDVQLGTISTIFSVFLITVMLVRRFLHTQRIREQWKAEIEQARQIQHVLIPEHLPQTPGLAIESEYRPAREVGGDFFQILPVQDDGSVLIVVGDVTGKGLQAGMLVALIVGAIRTAVQYDSDPLVLMNSLNDRLWGRGRASATCLILQIRTDGRVTLANAGHLPPYLNGIEIEMGGSLPIGVVPGAEFFVSHFKLERGDTLMLMSDGVAEAQDQQKQLFGFERIEKMLQQPISAAELASAAQDFGQEDDILVLRIQRRLQPENVPDERGILTAT